The following coding sequences are from one Kallotenue papyrolyticum window:
- the dpsA gene encoding DNA starvation/stationary phase protection protein DpsA, with protein MTAREAHHRHELRQSLKIVRDNPFGLPHETASQVVGALNQDLASMITLYQQYHKHHWIVEGAQFLELHLLLEEHYNQLHDQFDQVAERIVALGGLPVSGPAEIQEHAYIKHEDPGMFDLREMLEHDLAAEGTLASHLRQHIELASRLGDYGTEALLKAILEATEKRAAFLEKHLQEESLTRGIPAR; from the coding sequence ATGACCGCTCGCGAAGCACACCATCGCCACGAGCTGCGCCAGAGCCTGAAGATCGTGCGTGACAATCCCTTCGGCCTGCCGCACGAGACGGCCAGCCAGGTCGTCGGCGCGCTCAACCAGGACCTGGCGTCGATGATCACGCTCTATCAGCAGTATCACAAGCACCACTGGATCGTCGAGGGCGCGCAGTTCCTTGAGCTGCACCTGCTGCTGGAAGAGCACTACAACCAGCTCCACGACCAGTTCGATCAGGTCGCCGAGCGCATCGTGGCGCTGGGGGGCCTGCCTGTCTCGGGACCGGCGGAGATCCAGGAGCATGCCTACATCAAGCACGAAGATCCAGGCATGTTCGATCTGCGCGAAATGCTGGAGCACGATCTGGCGGCCGAAGGGACGCTGGCCAGCCACCTGCGCCAGCACATCGAACTTGCCAGCCGCCTGGGCGACTACGGCACCGAAGCGCTGCTCAAAGCGATCCTGGAAGCAACCGAGAAGCGCGCCGCCTTCCTGGAGAAGCATCTGCAGGAGGAAAGTCTGACGCGCGGCATCCCGGCGCGCTAG
- a CDS encoding ferritin-like domain-containing protein — protein MTETVVQPEVQQRAGEVIDNPIQLKAKAAKTMIEVLNAHVASLFVLFHQYQKHHWVAQGPQFRDLHLLLEEHYTATQRQADDFAERIVTLGGVPVSSLAGQLQHSYIQEEPEGVLDLRQMLSNDLRANQQILQRLRTDIKRARELGDYGTEHLLKRHLRAQELRTQDLMHLLEHESLDEVLADEQPN, from the coding sequence ATGACCGAAACGGTTGTTCAGCCCGAGGTACAGCAGCGGGCAGGCGAGGTGATCGACAATCCGATCCAGCTCAAGGCCAAGGCTGCCAAAACAATGATCGAGGTGCTCAACGCGCATGTCGCCAGCCTGTTTGTGCTGTTCCACCAGTACCAGAAGCACCACTGGGTCGCGCAGGGGCCGCAGTTCCGCGATCTGCATCTCTTGCTTGAGGAGCACTACACCGCTACGCAGCGCCAGGCCGATGATTTCGCCGAGCGTATCGTCACGCTGGGCGGCGTGCCGGTGAGCAGCCTGGCCGGTCAGCTTCAGCACAGCTACATCCAGGAAGAGCCGGAGGGCGTGCTCGACCTGCGGCAGATGCTGTCCAACGATCTGCGCGCCAACCAGCAGATCCTGCAGCGCCTGCGCACCGACATCAAGCGCGCGCGCGAGCTAGGCGACTACGGCACCGAACATCTGCTCAAGCGCCACCTGCGCGCCCAGGAGTTGCGCACGCAGGACCTTATGCACCTGCTGGAGCATGAGTCGCTCGATGAGGTGCTGGCTGACGAACAGCCCAACTAG
- a CDS encoding ferritin-like domain-containing protein, translating to MTEHAYTVEQEYGQVESNALMLSEDVARHMVQALNQDLASLYVLHHQYHKHQWVVEGPQFRELEQLFSMHAEAVEQAAVELGERINALGAVPAATMRRQLQESYLEEEPDGVLELRAMLRRDVEAERTIANKLREHIKLAQDLGDYGTEDLLKQTLENTEKRAAFVQKHLERESLARDMLGTQPHKEPVTPTVAPATQ from the coding sequence ATGACCGAACACGCATACACTGTTGAGCAGGAGTATGGCCAGGTCGAGTCGAACGCGCTGATGCTGAGCGAGGACGTCGCGCGCCACATGGTGCAGGCGCTCAATCAGGATCTGGCCAGCCTCTACGTACTGCATCACCAGTACCACAAGCACCAATGGGTGGTTGAAGGGCCCCAGTTTCGCGAGCTGGAGCAGCTCTTCAGCATGCACGCCGAGGCAGTCGAACAGGCGGCCGTGGAGCTGGGCGAGCGCATCAACGCGCTGGGCGCCGTGCCGGCAGCTACTATGCGCCGTCAGTTGCAGGAAAGCTACCTGGAGGAGGAACCGGACGGCGTGTTGGAACTGCGCGCTATGCTGCGGCGCGATGTCGAGGCCGAGCGCACCATCGCCAACAAGCTGCGCGAGCATATCAAACTGGCGCAGGACCTGGGCGATTACGGCACCGAGGACCTACTGAAGCAGACCCTGGAAAACACCGAAAAACGCGCCGCCTTTGTGCAAAAGCACCTGGAACGCGAAAGCCTGGCGCGCGACATGCTCGGCACGCAGCCCCACAAGGAGCCGGTGACCCCGACCGTAGCGCCGGCTACGCAGTGA
- a CDS encoding metal-dependent hydrolase has translation MAAGVTITWLGHGTFLFEAPGGERILLDPWIEGNPAFPDQWRGRLTERLDAIVLTHGHFDHVDSLKQVQEQTNAPILCIFDMVAWLTKQGIAEERCIGFNLGGTVVAAETRFTMVPALHSSSHTDAEGNIVYLGQPVGYVMRFSDGTVVYHSGDTCVFGDMRIIGELYRPDVVILPIGGWFTMDPQQAAYAARLIGAPRVIPEHFGTFPILAGTPDELRRELGDAGIEVIALEPGQSTTVSKQEH, from the coding sequence ATGGCGGCTGGCGTGACGATCACCTGGCTGGGACACGGCACGTTTCTGTTTGAGGCGCCGGGCGGCGAGCGCATTCTGCTCGATCCCTGGATCGAGGGCAATCCTGCTTTTCCCGACCAGTGGCGGGGCCGCCTCACCGAACGGCTGGATGCGATTGTCCTGACGCACGGCCACTTCGATCACGTCGACTCGCTCAAACAGGTCCAGGAGCAGACCAACGCACCGATCCTGTGCATATTCGACATGGTGGCCTGGCTGACCAAACAGGGCATTGCCGAGGAGCGCTGCATCGGCTTCAACCTGGGCGGCACGGTAGTTGCCGCCGAGACGCGTTTCACCATGGTGCCGGCGCTGCACTCGTCGAGCCATACCGACGCCGAGGGCAACATCGTCTATCTCGGCCAGCCGGTCGGGTACGTCATGCGCTTCAGCGATGGAACGGTGGTCTACCATAGTGGCGATACCTGCGTCTTTGGCGACATGCGTATCATCGGCGAACTCTACCGCCCGGATGTGGTGATCCTGCCGATCGGCGGCTGGTTCACCATGGATCCGCAGCAGGCGGCCTATGCTGCCCGACTGATCGGCGCGCCGCGCGTCATTCCTGAACACTTCGGCACCTTCCCGATCCTGGCGGGAACGCCCGATGAGCTGCGCCGCGAGCTGGGCGATGCCGGGATCGAGGTGATCGCCCTGGAGCCGGGCCAGAGCACAACCGTCAGCAAGCAGGAACACTGA
- a CDS encoding SH3 domain-containing protein has translation MSATIDRYQLGELLYADQDIVAYRAHDALLKRNVTLELLRSERSADAAAGGQLLEKARQSALIDLPHVAALYDQGTHEGRPYLVLEGASGPSLRECAPLPPERAIDMAAALAATIETAQRNGQRLPALTAETIRLDDEGNLQILNLGLRPPLDANAALSVLADLLALALGDAPLRHAPALDALLERLRSGALTSVARLRAELGELRQRAAVPTTVVTGAAPTVPLDAEPTVVVARPASGKLAPRRRMLLAGLLLIGAVGLGTALWQRQAGTPPGDQATPALTPTGAAAGASPGAAAGLRLVVATATGQALVVRSGPGTHFPRITSLPNGTAVEVLEGPQPGGRYTWVRIRANGIEGWCVREALREP, from the coding sequence ATGTCGGCCACGATCGATCGCTACCAGCTCGGAGAACTGCTCTACGCCGACCAGGACATCGTCGCCTACCGCGCGCACGATGCATTGCTCAAACGCAACGTGACGCTTGAGCTGCTGCGCAGCGAGCGCAGCGCTGATGCGGCTGCGGGAGGGCAGTTGCTGGAAAAAGCGCGGCAGTCCGCGTTGATCGATCTGCCTCACGTGGCCGCGCTGTACGATCAGGGCACCCATGAGGGACGGCCGTATCTCGTGCTGGAGGGCGCCAGCGGACCATCGCTGCGCGAGTGCGCGCCGCTGCCGCCGGAGCGCGCCATCGACATGGCAGCAGCGCTCGCGGCGACGATCGAAACCGCGCAGCGCAACGGACAGAGATTGCCCGCGCTGACCGCCGAAACGATCCGGCTCGACGATGAGGGCAACCTCCAGATCCTGAACTTGGGGTTGCGCCCGCCTCTCGACGCGAACGCGGCGCTCAGCGTGCTGGCCGACCTGCTGGCGCTGGCGCTGGGCGACGCGCCTCTACGCCACGCGCCGGCGCTTGACGCGCTGCTGGAGCGCCTGCGCAGCGGCGCGCTCACCTCCGTGGCCAGACTCCGCGCCGAGCTGGGCGAGCTGCGCCAGCGCGCAGCCGTGCCAACCACCGTCGTCACCGGCGCGGCGCCCACCGTGCCGCTCGACGCGGAGCCAACCGTGGTGGTGGCCCGGCCGGCGTCCGGCAAGCTGGCGCCCCGCCGGCGGATGCTGCTGGCTGGCCTGCTGCTGATCGGGGCGGTCGGGCTTGGCACGGCGCTCTGGCAGCGACAGGCCGGCACCCCGCCCGGCGATCAAGCCACGCCCGCGCTCACGCCAACCGGCGCAGCGGCTGGAGCTTCCCCCGGCGCGGCAGCCGGCCTGCGACTCGTGGTCGCCACCGCCACCGGCCAGGCGCTGGTGGTGCGCAGCGGTCCCGGCACGCACTTCCCGCGCATCACCTCGCTCCCCAACGGCACAGCGGTTGAAGTGTTGGAAGGCCCTCAGCCCGGTGGGCGCTACACCTGGGTACGCATTCGCGCCAACGGCATAGAAGGCTGGTGCGTGCGCGAAGCCCTGCGCGAGCCCTAG
- a CDS encoding serine/threonine-protein kinase codes for MHTPWEQRYQIVEPLRTGGMATIYLAWDRALQRRVALKRLKPALRDDAAAVQALRAEAQTLARLRHSHIIAIYDAQLDADPPFLVTELLEGQPLSALVPLPPMQATDYALQVVTALAYSHAHSVIHCDVKPDNIMVDATGHVKLLDFGISAPGGMGQDGDILGSPHYVAPERVLGRPLTPAADIYSMGIVIFQMITGVVPFHGPDAASIARQHVEERVPLMSEVILSVPLALERVVAKCTAPSPLARYPHGAALVEALIDCRYELAGLRPPPRANEPLPIDSPERLWEIPTTQIPALPASHPS; via the coding sequence ATGCACACGCCTTGGGAACAACGCTACCAGATTGTCGAGCCCCTGCGCACGGGTGGCATGGCCACGATCTACCTGGCCTGGGACCGGGCGTTGCAACGGCGTGTCGCGCTGAAGCGGCTCAAACCCGCGCTGCGCGATGATGCGGCCGCCGTGCAGGCCCTGCGCGCAGAAGCCCAAACGCTGGCGCGACTGCGCCACAGCCATATCATCGCCATCTACGATGCACAGTTGGACGCCGACCCACCCTTTCTGGTCACCGAACTGCTCGAGGGTCAGCCGCTGAGCGCGCTGGTGCCACTACCGCCGATGCAGGCCACCGATTATGCCCTTCAGGTCGTCACTGCCCTGGCCTATAGCCATGCGCACAGCGTCATCCACTGTGATGTCAAGCCTGATAACATCATGGTCGATGCTACGGGACATGTCAAACTGCTGGACTTCGGCATCTCGGCGCCCGGCGGCATGGGGCAGGACGGCGATATCCTGGGATCGCCGCATTACGTCGCGCCAGAGCGCGTTCTGGGCCGGCCACTGACACCGGCAGCCGATATCTACTCGATGGGCATCGTCATCTTCCAGATGATCACCGGCGTGGTGCCGTTCCACGGACCAGATGCCGCCAGCATTGCCCGCCAGCACGTCGAGGAGCGCGTGCCGCTGATGAGCGAGGTGATCCTCAGCGTGCCGCTGGCGCTAGAACGCGTCGTCGCGAAGTGCACCGCGCCCAGTCCGCTGGCGCGCTACCCGCACGGCGCGGCGCTGGTCGAAGCGCTGATCGATTGCCGCTACGAGCTGGCCGGCCTGCGTCCGCCACCGCGCGCCAACGAGCCGCTTCCCATCGACTCACCGGAACGCCTGTGGGAGATCCCTACCACCCAGATTCCTGCCCTCCCTGCGTCGCACCCATCCTGA
- a CDS encoding D-2-hydroxyacid dehydrogenase, with product MDDRQPGVIVTHNLAEPLRERLQDLAPQVTLLVVDREGRPVADADLRQATVLLRDGLSAAGYERVLSAAAGLRWIHSASAGVEHLLDRRLQQRGICLTNSAGVYAVPIAEWVMFALLMIVKHGPTLVQMQRERRWSGAPPSDELSGKTLTIFGAGGIGREIAQRAAAFAMRVWAINRSGRPVPHAERVISGADWREALRATDLLVIAAPLTAATQGAIGARELALLPAHAWLINVARGAIVDEAALIEALQQGRLGGAALDVFREEPLPPDSPFWTLPNVIISPHHSGSSPRSTERMLDLFVENLRRWLADEPLRNLVDFEAGY from the coding sequence GTGGATGATAGGCAACCAGGCGTGATCGTGACGCACAACCTGGCCGAGCCGCTGCGTGAGCGGCTGCAGGATCTGGCGCCACAGGTAACACTGCTGGTGGTCGATCGCGAGGGCCGGCCGGTGGCCGACGCCGATCTGCGGCAGGCCACCGTGTTGCTGCGTGATGGACTCTCCGCCGCGGGCTACGAGCGTGTGCTGAGCGCCGCAGCGGGGCTGCGGTGGATCCATAGCGCCAGCGCGGGCGTAGAGCATCTGCTGGACCGGCGCCTGCAGCAGCGGGGCATCTGCCTGACCAATTCGGCGGGTGTGTATGCTGTGCCGATCGCCGAATGGGTTATGTTCGCGCTGCTGATGATTGTCAAGCATGGGCCGACGCTGGTGCAGATGCAGCGCGAACGGCGCTGGAGCGGCGCGCCGCCAAGTGATGAACTGAGCGGCAAAACCCTGACCATCTTCGGCGCAGGCGGGATTGGACGCGAGATTGCACAGCGCGCGGCGGCCTTTGCGATGCGCGTCTGGGCCATCAACCGCAGCGGCCGTCCGGTGCCGCACGCCGAACGCGTGATCAGCGGCGCGGACTGGCGCGAGGCGCTGCGCGCAACCGATCTGCTGGTGATCGCCGCGCCGCTGACGGCGGCGACCCAGGGCGCGATCGGCGCGCGCGAACTGGCGTTGCTGCCGGCGCATGCCTGGCTGATCAATGTCGCGCGCGGTGCGATCGTGGATGAGGCCGCGCTGATCGAGGCGCTGCAACAGGGGCGTCTCGGCGGCGCCGCGCTGGACGTGTTTCGCGAGGAGCCGCTGCCGCCCGATAGCCCCTTCTGGACGTTGCCCAACGTGATCATCTCGCCGCACCATTCCGGCTCGTCGCCGCGCTCAACCGAGCGCATGCTCGATCTGTTTGTGGAAAATCTGCGCCGCTGGCTGGCGGACGAGCCGCTGCGCAACCTGGTGGATTTCGAGGCGGGCTACTGA
- a CDS encoding tetratricopeptide repeat protein, which yields MALRRERSPHVAFADWRMGVRQLLLTIPEAALLLSVLLVGALTHFPVALGLPALVIAAFFGLRLILLALAARRLEQGAYASAAWLARQALRLNPWSPDGLLLLAQSHLRRGDDSAAEATLRRALALHPTDEALQSALAALLLSQAQPDARQPAVRKDMPTIPEQLTPALAQQRAWLALHGERDAALARAIVLRAAPERLAPRQALPLLIILAEALLELGAHAESLRTLDRIEAGLRRCPRAQQAELLYHLGRLYVAHGRSGTAYFRRSVELDPHGRYAQHAWRSAVGG from the coding sequence ATGGCATTACGTCGTGAGCGCTCCCCACACGTTGCTTTCGCCGACTGGCGCATGGGCGTGCGGCAGCTGTTGCTGACCATTCCGGAAGCAGCACTGTTGCTGAGCGTGCTGCTGGTCGGCGCCCTTACCCATTTTCCGGTAGCGCTGGGGCTGCCGGCGCTGGTCATTGCCGCGTTTTTCGGGCTGCGGCTGATACTGCTGGCCCTGGCAGCGCGCCGGCTGGAGCAGGGGGCGTATGCCAGCGCCGCCTGGCTGGCACGTCAGGCGCTGCGCCTCAACCCCTGGTCGCCGGACGGCTTGCTGCTGCTGGCGCAGAGCCACCTGCGCCGCGGCGATGATTCTGCCGCCGAGGCCACACTCCGACGTGCACTGGCCCTCCATCCCACCGATGAGGCGCTGCAGAGCGCGCTGGCGGCGCTGCTGCTGAGTCAGGCTCAGCCTGACGCACGCCAGCCTGCGGTCCGCAAGGACATGCCAACCATCCCGGAACAGCTCACGCCGGCGCTGGCGCAGCAACGCGCCTGGCTGGCCTTGCATGGCGAGCGCGATGCGGCACTGGCGCGCGCGATCGTTCTGCGCGCAGCGCCCGAACGGCTGGCACCGCGCCAGGCGCTGCCGCTGCTGATCATTCTGGCCGAAGCACTGCTGGAGCTGGGCGCGCACGCCGAGTCGCTGCGTACCCTGGATCGCATCGAAGCTGGGCTGCGTCGCTGTCCGCGCGCGCAACAGGCCGAACTGCTGTACCATCTTGGCCGGCTGTACGTCGCGCACGGCCGGTCGGGCACCGCCTACTTCCGGCGCAGCGTCGAACTCGATCCCCACGGACGCTATGCCCAGCATGCCTGGCGCAGCGCCGTCGGCGGCTAG
- a CDS encoding ArnT family glycosyltransferase, which translates to MIDGGTGSQRRASIWRRVAAHWGLAPALALFLALALPGLAQPGLHYDEALEGGLPAVQILYGGAMTPLNGVALTIGGRTLPLMVQNHIGALQAYLAVPFVALGGATATSLRLMTVAGGLITLVAVYTLAAQLYGRLAAGYAALWLATFASFVFWTRQGVFVTSLALCFAMCALALGVAWWRTRRAWLAACAGLCMGLAVYAKLNALWLLNGVLLWLALWAGATWLRRRPGQTMQPAGRRRRGTSALPLAFLGFGAGVWPLIAYNLLSGGATLRTVEQSAAAGTYLGVDNAQIAQNLRTRLAQVADVLRSGDHLWYLGGVFPSRLAVGAVLLALIVTLLIGLRRRSARLLFVPWLGLMVIAQSCFTISALWPTHFAIATPLPALLLGIALSQLAAALRRRRRGRLRRAGLALLGAFGVALLADQSLSSMRYLRAVLTTGGESFHSAAIYDLNAALAAHREPIIALDWGIAAQLAYFSGGQRSVEELYGYEPSASDAFRAALRARFGAPYLYITHAERQEAFPRRAAFLETVAAAGYWAERVATIPDARGVPIFEVWRVRLPGS; encoded by the coding sequence ATGATCGATGGAGGCACAGGCAGTCAGCGCCGAGCGAGCATCTGGCGACGTGTGGCGGCGCACTGGGGGCTGGCGCCGGCGCTGGCGCTGTTTCTGGCGCTGGCGCTGCCCGGTCTGGCGCAGCCGGGACTGCACTACGACGAGGCGCTGGAGGGTGGCCTGCCGGCGGTGCAGATCCTGTATGGCGGCGCGATGACGCCACTGAATGGCGTAGCGCTAACCATCGGCGGTCGGACGCTGCCGCTGATGGTGCAGAACCATATCGGTGCACTGCAGGCCTACCTGGCCGTACCGTTCGTGGCGCTGGGCGGCGCGACGGCGACATCGCTACGTCTGATGACGGTGGCCGGCGGGCTGATCACGCTGGTGGCGGTCTATACGCTGGCGGCGCAGCTCTACGGACGGCTGGCCGCCGGCTATGCCGCACTGTGGCTGGCCACGTTTGCCTCGTTTGTGTTCTGGACGCGTCAGGGCGTGTTTGTTACCTCGCTGGCGCTCTGTTTTGCGATGTGCGCGCTGGCGCTGGGCGTAGCTTGGTGGCGCACGCGGCGTGCTTGGCTGGCCGCGTGCGCCGGGCTATGCATGGGCCTGGCGGTCTATGCCAAGCTCAATGCGCTGTGGCTACTCAACGGCGTGCTGCTCTGGCTGGCGCTCTGGGCGGGCGCGACATGGCTGCGCCGCAGGCCGGGGCAGACGATGCAGCCCGCTGGCCGCCGGCGCCGCGGGACGAGCGCGCTGCCCCTGGCGTTTCTCGGCTTCGGGGCGGGGGTCTGGCCGCTGATCGCCTATAACCTGCTGTCCGGCGGGGCTACGCTGCGCACGGTGGAACAGAGCGCCGCCGCCGGAACCTACCTGGGCGTGGACAATGCACAGATCGCGCAGAACCTGCGCACCCGGCTTGCGCAGGTCGCCGACGTGCTGCGCTCCGGCGATCACCTGTGGTATCTTGGCGGCGTCTTTCCCAGCCGGCTGGCGGTTGGCGCCGTGCTGCTGGCGCTGATTGTGACGTTGCTGATCGGCCTGCGGCGCAGGAGCGCGCGCCTGCTGTTTGTGCCGTGGCTCGGCCTGATGGTGATCGCCCAGAGCTGTTTTACCATCTCGGCGCTGTGGCCAACGCACTTCGCCATCGCCACGCCGCTGCCGGCGCTGCTGCTCGGTATCGCGCTGAGCCAGCTGGCCGCCGCGCTGCGGCGCCGGCGGCGCGGGCGGCTGCGTCGGGCGGGACTGGCGCTGCTCGGCGCGTTCGGCGTGGCGCTGCTTGCCGATCAAAGCCTGAGCAGCATGCGCTACCTGCGCGCGGTGCTGACCACTGGCGGTGAGTCCTTCCACTCCGCCGCGATCTACGATCTCAACGCGGCGCTGGCCGCCCACCGCGAGCCGATCATTGCGCTGGACTGGGGCATCGCCGCGCAACTGGCCTATTTCAGCGGCGGGCAGCGGTCGGTAGAGGAGTTGTACGGCTACGAGCCAAGCGCGAGCGACGCCTTTCGTGCGGCGCTGCGTGCGCGCTTCGGCGCGCCGTATCTGTACATCACGCATGCCGAGCGGCAGGAGGCGTTTCCGCGCCGCGCCGCGTTTCTCGAAACGGTGGCCGCCGCCGGGTATTGGGCCGAGCGCGTGGCGACCATCCCCGATGCGCGCGGCGTACCGATCTTCGAGGTCTGGCGCGTTCGGCTGCCCGGTAGTTGA